TCGTCGAGCATTTTGGTGACACGGAAGTCACCTACGCTTTCTTTTTACGCCGTCCCGTTTTATCCGCGACACGTTTAGCCATGCAGTGGATTCAAGCACAAGCGAAAAAGGAAGGCATGAGCGTCACCATCGAAGTGATGCACGAAGAGGGCGAATGGGTTGGAGCGGGTGAGCCTCTGTTTTATCTCAGCGGTTCTTTTGCTTTTCTCACCGAACTCGAAACCATCATTTTGCAAAAGTTAGGCTCTGCCTGTGTCGCCGCTTACAATGCTTACGAGATGTGCCAAACACTTCCTCATGTTGCTTTTTTAGCGATGGACGCACGCCACTGTGCAGGGACGGAAATGGCTGAAATGATGGCATATGGTGCATCGGTTGGCTCAAAAGTAGCACAATGTACCCTAAAAGCAGTAGGATTTATCGGCAACGCGACCGATGCGACGGCTCATTTTTTCGGACGTGAAAAAGGGCTGGGCACGGTTCCTCACGCTCTCATAGGCTACGCTGGCTCAACGCTAAAAGCGGCTCAAATGTTCCATGAATGTTTTCCCGATGAAAACATCCCTATCTTGGCGGACTATTTCGGACGTGAAATCACTGATACCTTAGAAGTCTGTAACGCATTTACTGAATTAGCGCAAGAGGGCAAGATCGCCGTGCGCCTCGATACCCACGGTGGACGCTTTTTAGAGGGACTTGATACGCAAAAAAGTTATCATGTCCTAGAACGCCATGCACCTGATGCCGTGCGTGACTACCGTACCGAAGCAGAACTGCACGACCTGATCGGCACAGGCGTTTCAGCCGCGGCGATATGGAGTATGCGAGAATCTCTGGACAACGCAGGATTTCCAAAAGTGCGCATCATCGCCTCTTCAGGCTTCACACCGCAAAAGTGTCGCTCAATGGCATGGGCAAAAGCGCCCATCGACATCATCGGTACAGGCTCTTTTCTACCCGATAAATGGAGTGAAACCAATGCCACAGCCGACATCATCGCTTACGGTGGTGAGCCGAGGGTTAAAGTTGGACGGGAGTTTTTGTTGAAAAAGGGGCGTTAGACTTCTTGCAAAACTCATTTTGCAAGAACAAAAAGTACCAAGGGTGCGTGGGCACTCTGCCGAAGAGAACCCAGTGCTAACGTAGTCTTTAGAGCTTTGCTTTAAAGACGTGTAAAGAGTGCTGCAAGAACTCTATTAAAAAAAAGGCTATTTTTCTTCGATACTCTCATAAGCCAAGACGATGCGCTTGCGCTCTATTCCCCAGCGATAACCACGCATAGCTCCAGTTTGACCAATCACTCTGTGACACGGGATGAGGTAGGCTATGTGGTTTGAGCCTATGGCACTTGCAACCGCTCTTGTGGCTTTGGGGTTATCGATGCTTTTTGCA
Above is a genomic segment from Sulfurospirillum halorespirans DSM 13726 containing:
- a CDS encoding nicotinate phosphoribosyltransferase is translated as MQNSHKLDVIDVTAWTDKYFSNTKAIVEHFGDTEVTYAFFLRRPVLSATRLAMQWIQAQAKKEGMSVTIEVMHEEGEWVGAGEPLFYLSGSFAFLTELETIILQKLGSACVAAYNAYEMCQTLPHVAFLAMDARHCAGTEMAEMMAYGASVGSKVAQCTLKAVGFIGNATDATAHFFGREKGLGTVPHALIGYAGSTLKAAQMFHECFPDENIPILADYFGREITDTLEVCNAFTELAQEGKIAVRLDTHGGRFLEGLDTQKSYHVLERHAPDAVRDYRTEAELHDLIGTGVSAAAIWSMRESLDNAGFPKVRIIASSGFTPQKCRSMAWAKAPIDIIGTGSFLPDKWSETNATADIIAYGGEPRVKVGREFLLKKGR